A window of Kribbella voronezhensis genomic DNA:
CGTTCCAGCGACCGCAGGACGGCCATGTCGATATCCATCAGTTCTCCTCTACCGCGCCGTCAGCGGCGGATTCATTGTCGTCGGTGCCGGCTGGCCGGTTGAACTCGATCTGGACCTTGGCCTTCTCCACGTCCGCGAACGCGATCGTCCGGGTCTGGCCCCGGACGTCCAGCTCGGCCGTGTCGTCGGTGGCGGACTTGATCCGCCCGGTCACCTTGTGGCCGCCCGCCAGCGTGACGGCGACCAGCCGGGTGACGTTGCGCCGCCAGTGCCTCGGCAGCGTGAGCGGCCGGTCCACCCCCGGGCTGGACACCTCCAGCGTGTACGCGCCGTCACCCATCACGTCGTCGGCGTCCAGGGCCTTGGAGATCGCCCGGGTCACCTCAGCGACGTCGTCCAGGCTGATGCCACCGTCGCGGTCGACCAGGACGCGCAGCAGTCGCCGCTTGCCGGCCGGCGAGACGTCGGCGGCCTCCAGGTCACAGCCGAACTGCTCGACGATCGGCCGCAGGAAGTTCTCGAGGCTCGTGGGGTCCGTGTGGTCAGTCTTTCGGCTCACAGGTAGACCTGCCTCTCTCCAGTTGTGTCACCCGTTGCGCACCTCGGCGATCCGGCCGAGAGCAGTAGCCCACCTTATCCGGCCCGCCGGGTGGTCCGGCCATGCGCCTCGGTCCGGGATATCGTTCGGGCCGTGCAGACCGAGCCTCCTCGACTGTCGCGACGTGCTGTTCTCCGGAGCGCCGCCGTCGTGGCGGGTTCGGCGACCCTGCTGACCGGCTGCGAGGACGAGAAAGACCACAGCGGTACGCCGGGCGCCACCGAAGGGCCGGACGGTCCTACCCCACCGCCACCGAGCACCGACCCGGTCGTCGTCGCCGCGCTGACCACCGCCGCCACCCAGGTCGCGCAGCTCTCGCTCCGCTACAGCCAGGTGCTGCAGGGCTATCCGAAGCTCCGTGCCCAGCTCGCGGCCGGCGTGAAGAACCATGCGGCCCAGTTCGCGAAGCTCAAAGAGGTGGGCGGCTTCGAGCCACCCCAGCCCGGCAAACTCCCCGCACTCCCGGGCACCGCCGCCGCGGCCCTGGCGGAGCTGGCCGGCCGGGAGCAGAAGCTGTCCGTCAGTCACGCGACCGCTGCCGTGAAGGTGTCCGGCGAAGCGGCCCGGCTGCTCGCGATGCTGGCCGCGGCCGAGAGCCAACTCGCGGCGACGTTGACCGTAGGCAAGAAGAAGGCGGCGTCATGACCGAGAAGGAAGCCCTGCAGGCCGCACTCGCCGGCGAACACGCCGCCATGTACGGCGTCGGCGTGGCCGGCGGCAAGCTTTCCGGCGCCCGGTTCGCCCAGGCCACGGCAACCTTCGGGGTGCACCGCAAACGCCGTGACCAACTGGCCGACCTGCTGGCCGACGACGGCGAGACCCCGGTCGCCGCCGAACCGGCGTACGACCTGCC
This region includes:
- a CDS encoding ferritin-like domain-containing protein, whose translation is MTEKEALQAALAGEHAAMYGVGVAGGKLSGARFAQATATFGVHRKRRDQLADLLADDGETPVAAEPAYDLPQPVTSTASAVALVLLIERRLSAVYADLVEAAEKEPVRTLAIQALIATSRAELSWGGTPQAFPGQG
- the rimP gene encoding ribosome maturation factor RimP, which translates into the protein MSRKTDHTDPTSLENFLRPIVEQFGCDLEAADVSPAGKRRLLRVLVDRDGGISLDDVAEVTRAISKALDADDVMGDGAYTLEVSSPGVDRPLTLPRHWRRNVTRLVAVTLAGGHKVTGRIKSATDDTAELDVRGQTRTIAFADVEKAKVQIEFNRPAGTDDNESAADGAVEEN
- a CDS encoding cell division protein FtsK, whose amino-acid sequence is MQTEPPRLSRRAVLRSAAVVAGSATLLTGCEDEKDHSGTPGATEGPDGPTPPPPSTDPVVVAALTTAATQVAQLSLRYSQVLQGYPKLRAQLAAGVKNHAAQFAKLKEVGGFEPPQPGKLPALPGTAAAALAELAGREQKLSVSHATAAVKVSGEAARLLAMLAAAESQLAATLTVGKKKAAS